The proteins below are encoded in one region of Natronococcus sp. CG52:
- a CDS encoding IS4 family transposase → MRRLTPLFPSEFLEEHAEELGVVERDRKLQIPAFVWAFVFGFAAGESRTLAGFRRSDNSTADETISPGGFYQRLTPSLAECLRDLVEIVLDEVAVPDAVNADIDRLRDVMIAGGTVLRLHEFLSEEYQARHEEQAGASLHLLHNATDQTIERLDVADEKAHDSTLFNTESWLDGRLVLLDLAYFEYRRFALIDENDGYFVSRLKESANPVITEELREWCGRAIPLEGKRIHDVVEELDRKYIDVEVEMEFKRGPYNGTRSLDTNRFRVVGVLGAGADDYHLYITNLPRDEFLPADLATLYRCRWEVELLFRELKMQYELDEFDTSKKHVVEILLYAALLSLLVSRDLLDLVTEQADDDLVFPPERWAATFRSHAQLILHELGEYLGYSPPPLLERLIEDAQKIHQQRPVLQETLVTATQLRAEA, encoded by the coding sequence ATGCGTCGGCTCACTCCTCTCTTTCCCTCCGAGTTCCTCGAAGAGCACGCCGAGGAACTCGGCGTGGTCGAACGCGACCGGAAGCTCCAGATTCCTGCCTTCGTCTGGGCATTCGTGTTCGGCTTCGCCGCAGGCGAAAGCCGAACACTCGCTGGCTTCAGGCGCAGCGACAACTCCACCGCCGACGAGACGATCTCGCCCGGCGGCTTCTATCAACGGTTGACGCCGTCACTCGCCGAGTGCCTCCGCGACCTCGTCGAGATCGTGCTCGACGAGGTCGCTGTTCCCGACGCTGTTAACGCTGACATCGACCGGCTCAGGGATGTGATGATCGCCGGTGGAACGGTGTTGCGGTTGCACGAATTTCTCTCCGAAGAGTACCAAGCCCGCCACGAGGAGCAGGCTGGAGCTTCGCTCCACCTGCTCCACAATGCCACCGATCAGACGATAGAACGGCTCGACGTGGCAGACGAGAAAGCGCACGACAGCACGTTGTTCAACACTGAATCGTGGCTCGACGGACGGCTTGTATTGCTCGACTTGGCGTACTTCGAGTACCGCCGCTTCGCGTTGATCGATGAGAACGACGGCTACTTCGTGAGTCGGCTGAAAGAGAGCGCGAATCCGGTGATAACCGAGGAGTTACGGGAATGGTGCGGCCGCGCCATTCCCTTGGAGGGCAAGCGGATCCACGATGTCGTGGAGGAACTCGACCGCAAGTACATCGATGTCGAGGTCGAAATGGAATTCAAGCGAGGGCCGTACAACGGAACACGGTCACTGGATACGAATCGATTCCGCGTCGTCGGCGTCCTCGGTGCGGGCGCCGACGACTATCACCTGTACATCACGAATCTGCCGAGAGACGAGTTCCTGCCGGCGGATCTAGCGACGCTGTATCGATGTCGGTGGGAAGTAGAGTTGCTGTTCCGTGAGCTGAAGATGCAGTACGAACTGGACGAATTCGACACGAGCAAGAAGCACGTCGTTGAAATTCTGCTGTATGCGGCGTTGCTCTCACTGTTGGTAAGTCGTGATCTGCTCGATCTAGTGACTGAGCAAGCGGACGATGACCTCGTGTTTCCGCCGGAACGCTGGGCGGCGACCTTCCGGTCGCACGCCCAGCTCATCCTCCACGAACTTGGCGAGTACCTCGGCTACTCACCACCACCGCTGTTGGAACGGTTGATCGAAGACGCACAGAAGATTCACCAGCAACGACCAGTGTTACAGGAGACGCTCGTTACCGCTACACAACTGAGGGCTGAGGCTTAG
- a CDS encoding ATP-binding protein produces the protein MGFWKSVVSSIGGRRAVVALGALYVTLAVGWTYVEVTGGTAVSNALIISFFVGGPGTILLYGGYRLPRTDINPKFYPYITGWCLGAITVMTGLLTLYHLQPAASLSNPVRAMLIITGFVLVPAFAGGVNDARAKTHAFELERALNLLHTTERTADVGGWEIDPDTREVFWTNHLFHLLGVSSDEEPSLDQALDVYHEDDRPIIEDAIDEALEAGDSFDVEVRFHPPSGEVRWLRVQGIPEAVDGDVVSLRGAAQDITGRKERERALERANERLKESNERLEQFAYAASHDLQEPLRMVTSYLQLIENRYDDKLDEDGEEFLEFAVDGADRMREMIDGLLHYSRVETQGEPLEPVDLDAVVADVRDDLNVQIIESGAEMNIEELPRVKGDESQLRQLFQNLLSNALEYSGDEPPRVRIFAERNNPMWRVSVRDEGIGIDRDEQERIFEIFQRLHSPDKHPGSGIGLALCKRIIERHDGEIWVDSELDEGSTFSFTLFPAAESDE, from the coding sequence ATGGGCTTCTGGAAGTCGGTCGTGTCCAGCATTGGCGGGAGGCGAGCCGTTGTCGCCCTTGGGGCGCTGTACGTCACGCTCGCCGTCGGCTGGACATACGTGGAGGTCACAGGGGGCACAGCGGTGTCGAACGCCCTAATCATCTCCTTCTTTGTCGGCGGGCCGGGTACGATTCTCCTCTATGGCGGCTATCGATTGCCGCGAACCGATATCAACCCCAAATTTTATCCGTATATCACCGGCTGGTGTCTCGGCGCGATCACTGTGATGACTGGTCTTCTCACGCTTTACCACCTCCAGCCGGCCGCAAGTCTTAGCAACCCTGTCCGGGCGATGCTGATCATCACGGGGTTCGTCCTCGTCCCTGCTTTTGCCGGGGGAGTCAACGATGCACGGGCCAAGACCCATGCATTCGAACTCGAACGGGCACTCAATCTGCTCCATACGACCGAGCGCACTGCGGACGTCGGCGGCTGGGAGATCGATCCGGACACGAGGGAGGTGTTCTGGACCAATCACCTCTTCCATCTTCTGGGTGTCTCCTCCGACGAGGAACCGTCGTTGGACCAGGCCCTCGACGTCTACCACGAGGACGACCGGCCGATTATCGAGGACGCTATCGACGAGGCACTCGAGGCGGGCGACTCGTTCGACGTGGAGGTTCGGTTCCATCCGCCCAGCGGCGAGGTCCGCTGGCTTCGGGTCCAGGGGATTCCAGAGGCTGTCGACGGCGACGTCGTTTCGCTCCGCGGGGCGGCCCAGGACATCACCGGGCGCAAAGAGCGCGAGCGTGCACTCGAACGGGCAAACGAACGGCTTAAGGAATCGAACGAACGCCTCGAACAGTTCGCCTACGCCGCCAGCCACGACCTGCAGGAGCCGTTGCGGATGGTGACGAGTTACCTCCAGTTGATCGAGAACCGGTACGACGACAAACTCGACGAGGACGGCGAGGAGTTCCTCGAGTTCGCCGTCGACGGTGCGGATCGGATGCGCGAGATGATCGACGGATTGCTCCACTATTCGCGCGTGGAGACGCAAGGCGAACCGCTCGAACCAGTCGACCTGGACGCGGTCGTTGCAGACGTTCGCGACGACCTCAACGTACAGATCATAGAAAGTGGTGCCGAGATGAACATCGAGGAGTTGCCGCGTGTGAAGGGGGACGAAAGCCAGTTACGCCAGCTGTTTCAGAATCTCTTGAGCAATGCGCTCGAGTATAGTGGCGACGAGCCGCCGCGAGTGCGTATTTTCGCCGAGCGGAACAATCCGATGTGGAGGGTGTCAGTTCGGGACGAAGGGATCGGGATTGATCGAGACGAACAAGAGCGAATCTTCGAGATATTCCAACGTCTCCACTCCCCTGATAAACACCCCGGGTCCGGTATCGGACTGGCGCTGTGCAAGCGGATCATCGAGCGTCACGATGGGGAAATTTGGGTCGACTCCGAACTCGATGAGGGATCGACGTTCTCATTTACCCTCTTCCCAGCGGCTGAAAGCGACGAATGA